The Candidatus Omnitrophota bacterium genome window below encodes:
- a CDS encoding DDE-type integrase/transposase/recombinase has translation MDEYQREDLIKKVELKEGHRAKVLEDLNIPRSTYYKWRRTYDEDGLPGLAKTKPQAKRVWNRLAEKEVSRVLEIARLHPELSSRLLAIKITDEEDFSISESTVYRILKDNNLIAPRPMAELPAAKEWKHKMTRPDELWQSDATNIFVVGWGYYKLIPVEDDYSRKIIGYDVRPDETAFSFADVVEIAIENAKREGHLVDKNNMPHIYTDNGPGFTSVIMDDYLSAHGIKHIFGTPYHPQGRGKIERFNRRIKDKLCLVVYCSPEELRRAVDEAIPIYNSTPHESLDNVSPNDVYAGRKEKILKRRAEKKRLTLERRKRYNLEGRNINQNNDPEQYQVANLNNAEVSKKV, from the coding sequence ATGGATGAGTATCAGAGAGAGGATCTCATAAAAAAGGTGGAGCTCAAGGAAGGACATAGGGCTAAAGTCCTTGAGGATCTGAATATTCCTCGCTCCACCTACTACAAGTGGCGAAGAACTTACGATGAGGATGGTCTGCCAGGCCTTGCCAAGACAAAGCCTCAGGCGAAGCGTGTCTGGAATAGGCTTGCCGAGAAAGAAGTATCTCGAGTCCTTGAGATAGCCCGCCTTCATCCGGAGCTATCTTCAAGACTCCTAGCCATCAAGATTACCGACGAGGAAGACTTCTCGATATCGGAATCTACCGTATATAGGATCCTGAAAGATAATAACCTCATCGCTCCAAGGCCAATGGCGGAGCTACCGGCGGCCAAGGAATGGAAGCATAAGATGACAAGGCCTGATGAGCTCTGGCAGTCTGACGCCACCAATATCTTTGTAGTAGGCTGGGGATATTATAAGCTTATACCGGTAGAAGATGACTACTCCCGCAAGATCATAGGCTATGACGTAAGGCCTGATGAGACAGCCTTTAGCTTCGCTGATGTGGTGGAGATAGCTATTGAAAACGCGAAGCGTGAAGGCCATCTCGTAGACAAGAATAATATGCCGCATATTTATACCGATAACGGTCCTGGCTTTACCTCCGTCATAATGGACGATTATCTATCGGCTCACGGTATAAAGCATATCTTCGGCACGCCCTATCATCCGCAAGGACGTGGCAAGATCGAGCGGTTCAACAGGCGTATTAAAGATAAGCTGTGTCTTGTGGTCTACTGTTCACCGGAGGAGCTGAGGCGAGCGGTTGATGAGGCCATTCCTATCTATAATTCTACGCCCCATGAATCGCTTGATAACGTATCGCCGAATGATGTCTATGCCGGCAGAAAGGAGAAGATATTAAAAAGACGTGCTGAGAAGAAACGATTGACGCTTGAACGCAGGAAGAGGTATAATCTGGAAGGTAGAAATATTAACCAAAACAATGACCCAGAGCAGTATCAAGTCGCAAACTTAAATAACGCCGAAGTGTCCAAAAAGGTCTGA
- a CDS encoding transposase produces the protein MKEPTLVLEKDEVTATPGSAAKLIREVKYKTRKRVSTEDKIRIVLEGFRKELPTSDLCRRENISTAIYYSWLKNFMEAGKARLKGDGLRDATTSEVKHLRDENSRLKELIGESALENQLLKKSLNA, from the coding sequence ATGAAAGAACCCACCCTTGTATTAGAAAAAGATGAAGTAACCGCTACTCCCGGCTCTGCCGCGAAGCTAATCCGCGAAGTAAAGTATAAAACCCGCAAGCGTGTATCCACTGAAGACAAGATCAGGATAGTCCTGGAAGGCTTCCGTAAAGAGCTGCCCACATCAGACCTCTGCAGGCGCGAGAATATATCAACAGCCATATACTATTCATGGCTTAAAAACTTCATGGAGGCCGGCAAGGCGCGCTTAAAAGGCGATGGCCTAAGAGATGCCACAACAAGCGAGGTAAAGCATCTACGCGATGAGAATTCACGATTGAAGGAACTTATAGGCGAATCCGCCCTTGAGAACCAGCTTCTTAAAAAAAGTCTGAATGCGTAA